The following are from one region of the bacterium genome:
- the atpD gene encoding F0F1 ATP synthase subunit beta translates to MSKTSGKILQIIGPVVDVEFSVESGSASSGTVLPSIHDALELRTSQGERLILEVAQHLGSSRVRTVAMGATDGLRRGMEVVNTGKPIAVPVGPETLGRMFNVIGEHIDEVKVENTTMKASGITWPIHRKAPKFKDQSTKTEVFETGIKVIDLFAPFVKGGKVGLFGGAGVGKTVLIQELIRNVATQHGGFSVFAGVGERSREGNDLYREMTESGVLAKTAMVFGQMNETPGVRMRAALSGLTMAEYFRDTQGKDVLLFIDNIFRFTQAGSEVSALLGRMPSAVGYQPTLATEMGELQERITSTLKGSITSVQAIYVPADDLTDPAPATAFSHLDSTIVLSRSLAELGIYPAVDPLDSASGALTPAIVGEEHYRTAREVQRVLQRYKDLQDIIAILGIEELSDEDKALVARARKIQKFLAQPFFVGEVFTGKKGAYVPQQDTVRAFREILEGKHDDKPEQAFYMKGGIEEV, encoded by the coding sequence ATGTCAAAAACCTCAGGAAAAATCCTTCAGATCATTGGGCCCGTCGTGGATGTTGAATTTTCCGTCGAAAGCGGATCTGCCTCCAGCGGAACGGTACTTCCAAGCATTCACGATGCCCTTGAGCTTCGCACCTCGCAAGGAGAGCGTCTTATATTAGAAGTTGCCCAGCACCTTGGCTCATCCCGCGTGCGCACGGTCGCGATGGGTGCGACCGATGGATTAAGACGGGGAATGGAAGTTGTAAATACCGGGAAGCCTATCGCGGTGCCGGTTGGCCCAGAGACGTTGGGGCGGATGTTCAATGTCATAGGCGAGCATATTGATGAGGTGAAGGTCGAAAATACGACGATGAAAGCTAGCGGAATAACATGGCCTATTCATCGCAAAGCTCCGAAATTCAAAGACCAATCAACGAAGACTGAGGTTTTTGAAACGGGTATCAAGGTTATTGATCTATTCGCGCCGTTCGTGAAAGGCGGAAAGGTGGGGCTTTTTGGAGGCGCGGGGGTCGGCAAGACCGTTCTTATTCAGGAACTTATCCGTAACGTCGCCACACAGCATGGCGGTTTCTCGGTATTTGCCGGAGTAGGGGAGCGAAGCCGTGAAGGGAACGACCTGTATCGCGAAATGACCGAATCCGGGGTTCTGGCAAAAACCGCAATGGTCTTTGGCCAGATGAATGAGACGCCGGGCGTACGCATGCGCGCAGCGCTCTCCGGTCTTACCATGGCCGAATACTTCCGCGATACCCAGGGGAAAGATGTATTGCTTTTCATAGACAATATCTTTCGTTTCACGCAGGCCGGGAGTGAAGTCTCCGCACTTCTGGGACGCATGCCCTCGGCGGTAGGATACCAGCCGACGCTTGCAACCGAAATGGGAGAGTTGCAGGAGCGAATCACTTCGACGCTGAAAGGTTCCATCACTTCCGTGCAGGCAATTTACGTTCCGGCGGACGACCTCACCGATCCGGCTCCGGCGACCGCTTTCAGCCATCTTGATTCTACCATCGTGCTTTCCCGTTCACTTGCGGAACTTGGCATCTATCCTGCGGTGGATCCGCTTGATTCCGCCTCCGGCGCGCTCACGCCCGCTATCGTAGGAGAAGAACACTACCGAACGGCGCGCGAAGTGCAAAGAGTTCTCCAGCGCTATAAGGACCTGCAGGACATCATTGCTATTTTGGGCATTGAGGAGTTATCCGATGAAGATAAGGCTTTGGTAGCGCGCGCGCGTAAAATTCAAAAGTTTTTGGCGCAACCATTTTTTGTCGGTGAAGTTTTCACCGGCAAGAAGGGCGCATATGTTCCGCAGCAGGATACGGTGCGCGCTTTTCGCGAGATTCTTGAAGGCAAGCACGATGACAAACCGGAACAGGCATTCTATATGAAAGGAGGGATAGAGGAAGTGTAG
- the atpC gene encoding ATP synthase F1 subunit epsilon: MSITIQIYTIEKTLFEGKADAITLPGVDGELGVLSTHVPLISSLKRGSIRIRNGKDVQFVDITGGFVEIQPESKVSILAD; encoded by the coding sequence ATGTCAATAACAATACAAATTTATACTATAGAAAAAACTCTCTTTGAGGGGAAGGCTGACGCGATAACGTTACCCGGTGTAGACGGAGAGCTGGGTGTATTGTCGACACATGTTCCCTTGATTTCTTCGCTCAAGCGTGGTAGCATTAGGATTCGAAATGGGAAAGATGTCCAGTTCGTTGACATTACAGGAGGATTTGTCGAGATTCAGCCGGAAAGCAAGGTGTCTATTCTCGCTGACTAA
- a CDS encoding VTT domain-containing protein, producing MFDLIPLIKAAGYIGLFGIVFAESGLFFGFFFPGDSLLFTAGFLASQGFLHIGFLLVVCFAGAVLGDSVGYMFGRKVGPKIFTREDSLLFHKHHLVRAEQFYNKYGAKTIILARFVPVVRTFAPILAGVGRMQYREFLVFNVVGGALWSLGLPFIGYYLGAAIPGVDKYILPIVLGIILISISPIAWHIIRDPEHRIALVKFLRNKFSKGS from the coding sequence ATGTTCGATCTTATACCGCTTATCAAGGCCGCAGGCTACATCGGACTTTTTGGAATTGTGTTTGCGGAATCCGGATTATTTTTCGGATTTTTTTTTCCGGGAGACAGCCTGCTTTTCACAGCAGGCTTTTTGGCATCGCAGGGTTTTTTGCATATAGGCTTTCTGCTGGTCGTATGCTTTGCCGGCGCGGTTTTGGGCGACAGTGTTGGCTACATGTTCGGCAGAAAAGTCGGACCTAAGATATTCACGCGCGAGGATTCTTTATTGTTCCACAAACATCATCTTGTCCGCGCAGAACAGTTTTACAACAAATACGGAGCCAAGACCATCATTCTGGCGCGGTTTGTCCCTGTGGTAAGGACCTTCGCGCCGATACTGGCTGGCGTGGGACGCATGCAGTATCGGGAATTTCTCGTGTTCAATGTCGTCGGGGGAGCATTATGGAGCCTGGGATTGCCTTTTATAGGCTACTATCTGGGTGCTGCCATTCCGGGCGTAGACAAGTATATTCTTCCTATCGTGTTGGGCATCATCCTCATTTCCATCTCACCGATTGCATGGCATATTATTCGGGATCCGGAACATCGGATTGCTCTCGTGAAATTCCTACGAAACAAATTTTCCAAAGGTTCATAG
- a CDS encoding glycosyltransferase family 2 protein, which translates to MLSIIINHYRTPDLLKLCISSIKKNMGTIPHEIIVRDGEALEDTKDLMREDFPDVSYLPEAENIGFAKLVNEGIVKSRGEYLLIINADIIIPRKASVETLMTYMQQNAACGMAGPKLLNLNGSLQQSFFRFYKPLTLLCRRTVFGKTSWGKRDISRFSYADINASSATEAFPVDWLMGSALLVRKSALAKCGLFDDRFFMYFEDVDWCRRFWEKGYKVIYHPGAIFYHYHGKASHGKKGLLDIFVNKYTRIHITSALKYFWKYGLRVPQYGS; encoded by the coding sequence ATGCTGTCCATCATCATCAATCACTACCGCACGCCCGACCTTCTCAAACTTTGCATAAGCTCCATTAAAAAAAATATGGGGACTATCCCGCATGAGATCATCGTGCGCGACGGGGAAGCCTTGGAAGATACAAAAGATCTGATGCGCGAAGACTTTCCCGATGTTTCCTATCTTCCCGAAGCAGAAAATATCGGTTTTGCCAAACTCGTAAATGAAGGCATTGTAAAATCCCGGGGAGAGTATCTTCTTATCATCAACGCGGATATCATCATTCCTCGCAAAGCGTCCGTAGAGACGCTAATGACCTATATGCAGCAGAACGCGGCATGCGGCATGGCCGGACCCAAGTTACTCAATCTTAATGGCTCGCTGCAACAGTCGTTCTTCCGTTTCTATAAGCCGCTCACGCTACTCTGCCGGCGCACGGTCTTTGGAAAAACATCGTGGGGAAAACGCGATATCTCCAGATTCAGTTATGCCGATATAAACGCATCCTCGGCCACAGAAGCATTCCCCGTAGACTGGCTGATGGGTTCTGCGCTCTTGGTGCGAAAGTCCGCACTTGCGAAATGCGGATTATTCGATGACCGGTTCTTCATGTACTTTGAAGACGTGGACTGGTGCAGGAGATTTTGGGAAAAAGGCTATAAAGTTATATATCACCCAGGAGCGATATTCTACCATTATCACGGAAAGGCAAGCCACGGAAAAAAGGGACTTCTTGATATTTTCGTGAACAAATATACGCGCATCCACATCACAAGCGCCCTTAAATATTTTTGGAAATACGGCCTGCGTGTTCCCCAATACGGCTCCTGA
- a CDS encoding glycosyltransferase family 2 protein, giving the protein MAHDRPLVTISILSYNDEETIEAAVKSAALQLYPAIEILVLDNNSQDGTRQILKNLRDRLPGLRAAHLREHGKESSIFRCHVLESSENLGFAKGHNKLISLSQGSLVLLLNSDAGLDDNFISYALPYFERDRKLAAMQGKLYRYDVAAQETVKDAKTRKSVIDTTGLVLFRNRRIINRGQGVPDIGQFENEEEVFGADGAAPLYRKTALEDVKICLGARCEYLDEDFFAYKEDVDIAWRLRLAGWKTLYVPGAIGYHQRGSGESAATSYFKILGERRKLSRFAKYHAFKNQRLMQLKNELPYLLFRDMLRWIPKEFASWFYILFFERFTWKAIGDIFLLLSRMLKKRRMIMKRRSATTKEMARWFV; this is encoded by the coding sequence ATGGCGCACGATAGACCTCTCGTTACCATATCCATTCTCTCTTATAACGACGAAGAAACCATCGAAGCGGCCGTCAAATCGGCCGCGTTGCAGCTATACCCGGCAATAGAAATATTGGTGCTGGACAACAATTCTCAAGACGGAACGCGCCAGATTCTAAAAAACCTTCGGGACCGCCTGCCAGGACTCCGTGCCGCGCATCTTCGCGAGCATGGAAAAGAAAGCAGCATCTTCCGATGTCACGTTCTTGAATCAAGCGAAAATCTTGGCTTTGCCAAGGGACACAACAAGCTTATCTCGCTCTCGCAGGGTTCGCTCGTGCTCCTCTTGAATTCCGATGCCGGTCTTGACGACAATTTCATATCATACGCACTCCCTTATTTTGAACGGGACAGAAAACTGGCGGCAATGCAAGGTAAGCTGTATCGATATGATGTGGCGGCTCAGGAGACGGTCAAAGACGCAAAGACCCGAAAATCCGTCATTGATACGACGGGGCTAGTGCTGTTTCGGAATCGCCGCATTATTAATCGAGGGCAGGGAGTGCCGGATATCGGCCAATTCGAAAACGAAGAGGAGGTCTTTGGCGCAGACGGTGCTGCACCCCTATACCGCAAGACCGCACTTGAAGACGTAAAAATATGTCTTGGAGCGCGCTGCGAGTATCTTGATGAAGATTTTTTTGCCTATAAAGAAGATGTCGATATTGCGTGGAGATTACGCCTTGCAGGCTGGAAAACTCTCTATGTGCCCGGTGCCATTGGTTATCACCAAAGGGGTTCGGGTGAGAGCGCAGCAACTTCATATTTCAAAATTCTTGGTGAACGAAGAAAACTCTCACGATTTGCCAAGTATCATGCATTTAAAAACCAGCGTCTCATGCAATTGAAAAATGAATTGCCATATTTGCTTTTCCGCGACATGCTCCGCTGGATCCCCAAGGAATTTGCTTCCTGGTTCTACATTTTGTTTTTCGAGCGTTTTACATGGAAAGCCATCGGCGATATTTTCCTCCTGCTCTCCAGAATGCTCAAAAAACGGAGAATGATCATGAAGCGTCGGAGCGCCACGACAAAAGAAATGGCAAGATGGTTTGTTTAA
- a CDS encoding sugar phosphate nucleotidyltransferase — MKGIVLAGGYGTRLRPLTNVTNKHLLPVYNKPMIFYPLETLGRMGITETLVVTGEEFSGHFLELLKDGKDFGMRLEYAVQKGAGGIADALKLGEDFADGGKVAVILGDNIFEDDFLANRMEFDGEDLNVQGDVTIVTDNDTSEPTLTEARITFDREKNGSRLFFKKVSDPERFGVPHFDEDDSILHIEEKPKIPKSSFAVTGLYFYDARVFSIIKEQRPSARGEFEITDVNNAYIKDKTMAWSEVKGFWSDAGTFESLYNASTWARNTYGAR; from the coding sequence ATGAAAGGTATTGTTCTTGCCGGGGGCTATGGAACGCGCCTGCGGCCGCTCACCAATGTTACGAATAAACACCTCCTGCCGGTTTACAATAAACCGATGATTTTTTATCCCCTGGAAACGCTCGGGCGCATGGGAATAACCGAAACCTTGGTGGTCACTGGCGAGGAGTTCAGCGGGCACTTTTTAGAACTCTTGAAGGACGGCAAGGATTTCGGCATGCGCCTTGAATATGCCGTGCAGAAAGGCGCGGGCGGCATTGCCGACGCGTTGAAACTTGGAGAAGATTTTGCCGATGGCGGCAAGGTCGCAGTTATTTTGGGAGACAATATCTTTGAGGACGATTTCTTGGCAAACCGCATGGAATTCGACGGAGAAGATCTCAACGTCCAGGGAGACGTTACCATAGTTACCGATAACGATACTTCCGAACCTACCCTTACGGAAGCCCGCATCACGTTTGATCGGGAGAAAAATGGCTCGCGCCTATTTTTCAAAAAAGTTTCCGATCCCGAACGGTTCGGCGTTCCACACTTTGACGAAGACGACTCTATTTTGCACATTGAGGAAAAACCTAAAATTCCCAAATCATCCTTTGCGGTCACCGGTCTTTATTTCTATGATGCGCGGGTATTCTCAATCATTAAAGAACAGAGGCCATCCGCGCGAGGGGAGTTTGAGATTACGGACGTAAATAATGCCTATATTAAGGATAAGACTATGGCCTGGAGCGAAGTTAAGGGCTTCTGGTCCGATGCGGGAACTTTTGAATCGCTATATAACGCTTCAACCTGGGCACGCAATACTTATGGCGCACGATAG
- a CDS encoding GDP-mannose 4,6-dehydratase, which produces MNILVTGGLGFIGSEFVDYVLEETQDSVVSVDFVSYASRLRNIEHERYRFVKMDINDLEAEDLEGIDAIVSFAAETMVDQSIDSPAPFYRANILGAAHVMRLAAKKKIRILQISTDEVYGTLPPDIFAKEDANYNPSNPYAASKTCAEIIAKSYHNTYGLDVVMTRSTNNYGPRQNREKLIPTIIAKVLEGTEIPLYGDGKHRRDWLYVRDNVRAVYFALKNGVSGQAYNIAGGNERENKDMVDAVVGALNTVTGKTHAYRTKSIPDEIIRPGHDRRYGVDASKLHALGWKPQMSLEKGLEHTVRWYLENPKDFVFERRGLRI; this is translated from the coding sequence ATGAACATTCTTGTCACCGGCGGACTCGGCTTCATCGGAAGCGAATTTGTGGATTATGTACTCGAAGAAACGCAGGATAGCGTGGTCAGTGTTGATTTTGTAAGTTACGCCTCACGCCTGCGCAACATCGAACATGAGCGCTATCGATTTGTCAAAATGGATATCAACGACCTTGAAGCGGAAGATCTCGAGGGCATTGATGCTATCGTCAGCTTTGCCGCCGAGACCATGGTCGATCAATCCATAGATAGTCCTGCCCCGTTCTACCGAGCAAACATCCTGGGCGCCGCGCACGTGATGCGTCTTGCGGCAAAAAAGAAAATCCGCATCCTGCAGATCTCGACCGATGAGGTTTATGGCACATTGCCTCCTGATATTTTTGCGAAAGAAGATGCCAACTATAATCCATCGAACCCCTATGCCGCTTCAAAAACTTGCGCGGAAATTATTGCCAAATCCTATCATAATACCTACGGACTTGATGTTGTCATGACACGCAGTACGAATAACTATGGTCCGCGCCAAAATAGAGAGAAGCTTATTCCCACCATTATTGCAAAAGTTTTGGAGGGAACCGAAATACCGCTTTACGGAGACGGCAAACATCGGAGAGACTGGCTCTATGTGCGCGATAACGTGCGGGCAGTATATTTTGCTCTCAAAAACGGCGTGAGTGGCCAGGCATACAACATTGCGGGAGGAAACGAACGGGAGAATAAAGACATGGTTGATGCGGTGGTGGGGGCGCTCAACACGGTTACCGGAAAAACACACGCCTACCGGACAAAGTCTATTCCCGATGAGATTATCCGACCCGGGCATGACCGCAGATACGGCGTGGACGCTTCAAAACTCCATGCGCTTGGCTGGAAACCCCAGATGTCGCTTGAAAAGGGCCTTGAACATACGGTGCGCTGGTATCTGGAGAATCCGAAGGACTTCGTGTTTGAGAGAAGAGGGTTGCGAATATAA
- the rfbD gene encoding dTDP-4-dehydrorhamnose reductase — MDAIGVNNRWPSYHKLRKTATLYHVSNKLLIIGAKGMLGRALTGSFSDWELVCWDKEEIDITRESEVRKKISKFVPSVIVNAAAFTDVDACETNRELALAVNGRAVEYLAKAAREINATLVHYSTDYVFDGKNINGYAEDDEPQNPVNTYGESKLLGEQSLKSASGLQYYLIRTSWLFGERGKNFVRTMLDLGRTKERFSVVNDQHGKPTYAEDLAQATRKLIEKSYPAGTYHLVNEPATTWYDFAKEIFDADAAKNPGANKPEIIPCDSSVFPRPAKRPLYSALKNTKFPLLRPWREALAEYLKEMP; from the coding sequence ATGGATGCGATCGGAGTAAATAACCGATGGCCATCATACCACAAACTTCGTAAAACTGCTACTCTATACCATGTGAGCAATAAGCTTCTTATTATTGGTGCAAAAGGAATGCTCGGAAGGGCGCTGACCGGCTCATTTTCAGATTGGGAGCTGGTTTGTTGGGACAAAGAAGAAATAGATATAACGCGAGAAAGCGAGGTACGCAAGAAGATCTCCAAGTTTGTGCCGAGCGTTATCGTCAACGCGGCAGCGTTTACCGATGTAGATGCATGCGAGACGAATCGGGAGCTTGCGCTCGCGGTCAATGGACGCGCGGTGGAATATCTTGCAAAGGCCGCGCGTGAAATTAACGCGACGCTTGTGCATTACAGCACTGACTATGTGTTCGACGGAAAAAATATCAATGGATATGCGGAAGACGACGAACCTCAAAATCCGGTCAATACATACGGAGAGTCAAAGCTGCTTGGCGAACAATCGCTCAAATCCGCATCCGGTTTGCAATACTATCTTATCCGCACTTCGTGGCTTTTTGGAGAACGCGGAAAGAATTTTGTGCGCACCATGCTTGATCTCGGAAGAACTAAAGAGAGATTCTCCGTGGTTAACGACCAGCACGGCAAGCCGACGTATGCAGAGGATCTTGCTCAAGCCACGCGGAAGCTCATCGAAAAGTCATATCCGGCCGGTACGTATCACTTGGTCAATGAACCTGCTACGACATGGTACGATTTTGCCAAAGAAATATTCGATGCTGATGCCGCAAAAAACCCGGGGGCTAACAAACCCGAAATCATTCCCTGCGATTCCTCGGTATTTCCACGGCCAGCAAAACGCCCGCTGTATTCCGCGCTGAAAAATACAAAATTTCCGCTTCTGCGGCCATGGCGGGAAGCTTTAGCGGAGTATCTTAAGGAAATGCCCTAA
- a CDS encoding Mrp/NBP35 family ATP-binding protein — translation MVQKDEVLKALETVIDPDLKKDLVTLGMIQDLVIEGSLVSLRLVLTTPACPFRGALEQEVKQAIRSVPGITEVHLVTDANVPQMSTLFQRSPLPGVRNIIAIASGKGGVGKSASSVNIASALAQTGARVGLLDADIYGPSIPTMMGIHDSVEINMEREIVPIEQHGIKLVSFGFIAKDDIPIIWRGPLASKAVRQFLKQVTWGELDYLVIDMPPGTGDVHLTLFQAVPLSGGVIVTTPQDVACADASRALQMFKTLGVKVLGIIENMAGDVFGQGGGEKMSATYNVPFLGRIPLDSIVRESADAGIPLTLYAPDHAVTKIFHDIAQRLAQEVSKSALSP, via the coding sequence GTGGTCCAGAAGGATGAAGTTCTCAAAGCGCTCGAAACCGTAATTGACCCAGATCTAAAAAAAGATCTGGTGACTTTGGGTATGATACAAGACCTTGTAATAGAAGGGTCTCTGGTGTCGTTGCGGCTTGTGCTTACCACTCCCGCATGTCCATTTCGCGGGGCTCTGGAGCAAGAGGTTAAACAGGCCATACGGAGCGTTCCTGGTATAACGGAAGTACACCTAGTCACCGACGCGAACGTTCCGCAGATGTCCACGCTTTTTCAACGCTCTCCTCTCCCAGGCGTGAGAAATATTATCGCAATCGCATCGGGCAAGGGAGGCGTGGGAAAATCGGCTTCAAGCGTCAACATTGCCTCCGCCCTCGCGCAAACAGGAGCCCGCGTCGGTCTTCTCGATGCGGACATCTATGGTCCTTCCATTCCGACCATGATGGGTATACACGACAGCGTTGAAATAAACATGGAACGGGAAATCGTGCCTATCGAGCAACACGGCATCAAACTTGTCTCGTTCGGCTTCATCGCCAAGGACGACATCCCGATCATCTGGCGCGGACCGCTTGCTTCAAAAGCTGTCCGCCAATTCTTAAAACAAGTAACCTGGGGCGAACTTGATTACCTCGTGATTGATATGCCTCCGGGAACCGGTGACGTGCACCTGACGCTTTTTCAGGCCGTGCCTCTTTCGGGAGGCGTTATCGTCACCACGCCGCAAGATGTGGCATGCGCGGATGCTTCGCGTGCCCTCCAAATGTTCAAGACGCTGGGCGTAAAAGTTCTTGGCATCATAGAAAATATGGCCGGCGATGTATTCGGCCAGGGAGGAGGAGAAAAAATGTCCGCAACATACAACGTGCCGTTTTTGGGACGCATACCGCTCGATAGTATTGTGCGAGAATCCGCAGATGCGGGAATCCCTCTAACCCTGTACGCTCCGGATCATGCGGTGACGAAGATATTCCATGATATTGCACAGCGCCTTGCCCAAGAAGTAAGCAAATCCGCCCTCTCTCCTTAG
- a CDS encoding AtpZ/AtpI family protein gives MEHPSSKALVTTGVALQLGFSIALPLVFFIGVGIWLDKRFSLMPLFTISGVILAFAVSILQIYQVIKSTQINSQQITKNK, from the coding sequence ATGGAACATCCGTCCTCTAAAGCTCTTGTTACTACCGGCGTTGCCCTGCAACTCGGGTTTAGTATTGCGCTTCCGCTCGTTTTCTTCATAGGAGTAGGCATCTGGCTCGATAAAAGATTCAGTCTCATGCCACTTTTTACCATTAGTGGAGTGATTTTAGCGTTTGCGGTAAGTATTTTGCAGATTTACCAGGTGATTAAAAGCACACAAATCAACAGTCAACAGATAACAAAGAACAAATAA
- the atpB gene encoding F0F1 ATP synthase subunit A, which yields MLFAICYLLTLQIGLHQEYIARIGSFYISNSFFTTILVSLLIVLASIFLSRTLTGVFGRGRLQRLGEIIYEPIWKFIRTVLENDKAAEFVFPYIATFFVFILISNFVEILPGFLGSFGIRHEHGELIPLLRSPSTDLNVTLALALVSVGITQLIAVRFLGFKKYISKFINFRSPLKAFLGFFEAVGEISKVLSFSFRLFGNMFAGSVLLIVIGFLVPYIIPLPFMFLELFVGLVQALIFSMLTLMFIKAALTH from the coding sequence TTGCTATTTGCTATTTGCTATTTACTTACGCTTCAAATCGGTTTACATCAAGAATACATCGCGCGGATAGGCTCTTTTTATATTTCGAACTCTTTTTTTACGACAATACTAGTCTCCCTGCTCATTGTCCTTGCTTCAATTTTTCTTTCCAGGACTCTTACGGGCGTTTTCGGCAGAGGGAGACTGCAGCGCCTTGGGGAAATAATCTACGAGCCTATATGGAAATTCATTCGCACCGTGCTTGAGAACGATAAGGCGGCCGAGTTCGTGTTTCCCTATATAGCGACATTTTTCGTATTCATACTTATCTCTAATTTTGTAGAGATTTTACCCGGATTTTTAGGATCATTCGGCATTAGACACGAGCATGGTGAGCTTATCCCGCTTCTCCGTTCGCCATCCACGGATCTCAATGTTACCTTGGCGCTCGCGCTTGTTTCGGTTGGCATCACGCAACTGATCGCAGTTCGCTTTCTCGGGTTTAAGAAATACATCTCGAAGTTCATTAATTTCAGATCTCCGCTTAAAGCGTTCCTGGGTTTTTTTGAAGCTGTTGGTGAAATTTCAAAAGTTCTTTCCTTCTCGTTCCGTCTTTTCGGCAATATGTTTGCCGGGAGCGTTCTGCTTATCGTCATTGGGTTTCTTGTTCCCTATATCATTCCTTTGCCGTTCATGTTTCTTGAGCTCTTTGTGGGTTTAGTGCAGGCACTCATCTTCTCGATGTTAACGCTCATGTTTATTAAAGCAGCATTAACACACTAG
- a CDS encoding ATP synthase F0 subunit C: protein MSIEVAKVFAAGFTIAFGVIFPALAIGLIGREAMRGISRNPDASDKIQLTALLLVAFAEALGIYTLVVALIIKFV from the coding sequence ATGTCTATTGAAGTAGCCAAAGTTTTTGCCGCCGGATTTACCATCGCATTCGGTGTTATATTTCCTGCACTTGCCATTGGACTTATTGGCCGGGAAGCTATGCGGGGAATCTCACGTAATCCCGACGCCTCCGATAAAATTCAGCTTACGGCCTTATTGCTTGTCGCATTCGCCGAAGCGTTGGGTATCTATACGCTGGTTGTGGCGCTGATAATCAAGTTCGTATAA
- a CDS encoding F0F1 ATP synthase subunit delta: MEFLGKIGIEPKLVFAQIINFLVLVFILRFIVYKPILAIFKKRSELVKKLEQDLTDIEKKKKEAEATYQAKILDGQSRADEIIRKGRRTAEIFGEDTSEKNREYLDQTLKETKERIEGAKSELAKLSRQTSRDEASRLTMRFLTEKLQRELHEKLVGDALRNLEELGGREEDIAFKGTVTVLTAFALPRGILNQCKHLLQQKFGKKIVCVIEIEPGLKAGLIIRWGGYELDGSLHGQLSQLQKI, translated from the coding sequence GTGGAATTTTTAGGAAAAATCGGCATAGAGCCAAAGCTCGTTTTTGCCCAGATTATAAATTTTTTGGTGCTGGTTTTTATTTTACGCTTCATCGTTTATAAACCGATACTAGCTATCTTCAAAAAACGCTCGGAGCTTGTCAAAAAACTGGAACAGGATTTAACTGATATCGAAAAAAAGAAAAAAGAAGCCGAGGCGACATACCAAGCAAAAATCCTTGACGGCCAATCTCGGGCCGATGAGATTATTCGCAAAGGGCGGAGAACCGCAGAGATTTTTGGCGAGGACACTAGCGAAAAGAACCGGGAGTATCTGGATCAGACGTTGAAGGAAACGAAGGAGCGGATCGAAGGAGCAAAAAGCGAGCTCGCGAAACTCAGCCGCCAGACCTCACGAGACGAGGCGTCAAGGCTGACAATGCGATTTCTTACCGAGAAGTTGCAGCGGGAGCTTCATGAAAAACTTGTCGGAGACGCTTTGCGCAATCTTGAGGAGTTGGGAGGCCGTGAGGAGGACATCGCGTTTAAAGGAACGGTCACCGTGCTTACGGCATTCGCATTGCCTCGCGGCATTCTTAACCAATGCAAACACTTACTCCAGCAAAAGTTTGGCAAGAAGATCGTATGCGTTATTGAGATAGAGCCCGGTCTTAAGGCGGGTCTTATTATCCGATGGGGAGGTTATGAACTCGATGGTTCGCTTCATGGCCAATTGTCGCAATTACAAAAGATCTGA